The proteins below are encoded in one region of Sulfolobus islandicus Y.N.15.51:
- a CDS encoding FAD binding domain-containing protein, with protein MSLVYPAPFEYFAPTSLKEALELLSKYGDEAKILAGGQSLIISMKLRIISPKYIIDINNIPNLSYINESEGYLRLGALTRYSDLEYSDLIKSKYPLLYESVKHLADPIVRNWGTVGGNVCYNHPGNNLPAVMLAYNAEFVATSLSGSRVIKATDFFLGPFQTALRQDEILTEIRIPIPKPRNGGHYIKLERRVGDFAIISTAVNLSLDYDGTVREAGIGIGGASNNPVKVTKAEESLVGNKINDNLIKEVGKIVTDVIKPVEEPFGPPADYKKAMAGVVTIRAIKQAIKRALGGV; from the coding sequence GTGAGTTTAGTGTATCCAGCTCCTTTTGAATATTTCGCTCCCACCAGTCTTAAAGAAGCATTGGAACTTCTGTCAAAATATGGGGATGAGGCCAAGATTCTAGCGGGAGGTCAGAGTTTAATTATTTCAATGAAGTTAAGAATAATTTCGCCAAAATATATTATAGATATAAATAATATACCGAATTTATCTTATATTAACGAATCCGAAGGATATTTGAGACTTGGTGCATTAACTAGATATTCTGATTTAGAGTACTCAGATTTGATAAAGTCGAAGTATCCTTTACTTTACGAATCCGTAAAACACTTAGCTGATCCAATAGTTAGGAATTGGGGAACTGTTGGAGGGAACGTTTGTTATAATCATCCTGGCAATAATTTACCTGCTGTGATGTTAGCCTATAATGCAGAGTTCGTAGCAACTAGCTTATCTGGAAGTAGGGTTATTAAGGCGACAGACTTCTTTTTAGGTCCATTTCAAACTGCATTAAGACAAGACGAAATATTAACGGAAATAAGAATCCCCATACCTAAGCCCAGAAATGGGGGACATTATATTAAGCTTGAGAGGAGAGTAGGAGATTTCGCTATCATTTCCACAGCAGTTAACTTATCGTTAGACTATGATGGTACTGTTAGGGAGGCTGGAATTGGAATTGGAGGTGCAAGTAATAACCCTGTTAAAGTGACTAAGGCTGAGGAGTCGTTAGTGGGCAATAAGATAAATGATAATTTAATTAAGGAAGTAGGGAAAATAGTGACTGATGTTATAAAGCCAGTTGAGGAACCCTTTGGACCTCCGGCTGATTATAAGAAAGCCATGGCTGGAGTAGTTACTATTAGGGCAATTAAACAAGCGATAAAAAGGGCTTTAGGTGGTGTTTAA
- a CDS encoding (2Fe-2S)-binding protein, whose product MVQKVHVKIVINDKPYEADIEPRLLLVHFIRDIAGLTGTHIGCDTTNCGACTVILDGKAVKSCTMFAVQANGKEIITIEGLAKDGKLHPIQEGFWVKHGLQCGYCTPGMIMAAYQLLKRNPNPTEEEIRWGISGNLCRCTGYQNIVEAIKYAAEKMRGMS is encoded by the coding sequence ATGGTTCAGAAAGTTCACGTTAAAATAGTCATTAATGATAAACCTTATGAAGCTGATATAGAACCAAGACTACTTTTAGTTCATTTCATTAGGGATATAGCTGGGCTAACTGGAACACATATAGGGTGCGATACTACTAATTGTGGTGCATGTACTGTGATTTTAGATGGCAAAGCTGTAAAATCGTGCACAATGTTTGCCGTCCAAGCTAACGGTAAGGAAATAATTACCATAGAGGGATTAGCTAAGGATGGGAAATTACATCCGATTCAAGAAGGGTTCTGGGTTAAGCACGGACTGCAATGCGGCTATTGTACTCCAGGAATGATAATGGCAGCTTATCAATTACTTAAGAGGAATCCTAATCCTACTGAAGAGGAGATTAGATGGGGGATTTCTGGTAATTTATGTAGGTGCACAGGTTATCAGAATATCGTAGAGGCAATTAAGTACGCAGCGGAGAAAATGAGGGGGATGAGTTAA
- a CDS encoding aerobic carbon-monoxide dehydrogenase large subunit — MAVEETLPPVGVHGMGHKIRRKEDMRFLVGKGTYVDDIKLPNMVYLAFVRSPYAHARIKRINVEKAKSIPGVIDIITGEELEKAGLAWIPTLMGDKMMVLPTEKVVFQGQEVVAVIAEDKYAAWDAVNQIEIDYEPLEPVIDPKKALEPNSPIVRPDKNSNLVFRWEAGNKELTEKIFKEADIVVSQDFYYQRLHVTYMEPVGCIAHYDPVSGKLTLWMTTQAPHVVRTVFSLVAKIPENKIRIISPDIGGGFGGKVYVYPGYVVAAYAAIKLGRPVKWINTRSEDMKSTAFARDFHIHGELAAKKDGTILGLRIKVISDHGAFYGDANPSKFPAGLFSICTGAYDIKAAYVEVTGAYTNKPAGGIAYRCSFRVTEAAYTIERLVDILAHELGMDPAELRLKNFIPPEKFPYKSALGWTYDSGNYPAALKKAMEKIGYYELRKEQEEKRKRGELMGIGISTFVEIVGAGPADLFDIVGIKMFESAEIRIHPTGKVIARFGTRAQGQGHETTYAQIISEILGIPVEDIIIEEGDTDTCPYGLGTYASRSTPTAGAAAAVSARKILDKAKKIAAHLLEAREEDIVFEKGKFYVKGYPDKYKTIQEVALAAYTNPPPNIEAGLEAVTYYNPPNMTFPFGAYICVVNIDKGTGQIKIRRFVAVDDCGNIINPVIVDGQIMGALTMGFGTSFMEEIRYDENGNIFGGSFAEYLIPTAVETPKWELDKTVTPSPHHPLGAKGVGESATVGSPAAFVNAVVDALWHLGVKHIDMPIWPWKVWKVLREKGVASDE, encoded by the coding sequence ATGGCCGTAGAGGAGACATTACCTCCCGTAGGAGTTCACGGGATGGGGCATAAGATAAGGCGTAAAGAAGACATGAGATTTTTAGTAGGTAAGGGGACGTATGTAGATGACATAAAATTACCTAACATGGTTTACTTAGCATTCGTGAGGAGTCCTTATGCTCACGCTAGGATAAAGAGGATAAACGTGGAAAAGGCCAAATCCATACCTGGAGTAATTGATATAATTACGGGAGAAGAGCTGGAAAAAGCAGGACTAGCGTGGATACCAACATTAATGGGAGATAAAATGATGGTTTTACCAACGGAAAAAGTTGTCTTTCAAGGACAAGAAGTAGTAGCTGTGATAGCAGAGGATAAATATGCGGCGTGGGATGCGGTAAATCAAATAGAGATCGATTATGAACCTTTAGAACCGGTAATTGACCCTAAGAAGGCTTTAGAGCCTAATTCACCAATAGTTAGGCCGGATAAAAATTCTAACTTAGTATTCAGATGGGAAGCTGGAAATAAAGAATTAACTGAGAAAATTTTTAAAGAAGCTGATATAGTGGTAAGCCAAGATTTCTACTATCAGAGATTACATGTAACTTATATGGAACCAGTGGGCTGTATAGCTCATTATGACCCAGTTTCTGGAAAACTTACCTTATGGATGACTACTCAAGCACCTCATGTAGTTAGAACAGTGTTCTCTTTAGTTGCTAAAATTCCAGAAAATAAGATAAGGATAATTTCTCCTGATATAGGCGGAGGATTTGGAGGGAAAGTTTACGTTTACCCAGGATATGTTGTAGCAGCATACGCTGCAATAAAGTTAGGAAGACCAGTTAAGTGGATCAATACTAGGTCTGAGGATATGAAGAGTACAGCGTTTGCTAGGGACTTTCACATTCACGGTGAGTTAGCTGCTAAAAAGGATGGAACGATATTGGGGCTTAGAATTAAGGTTATCAGTGATCATGGAGCGTTTTATGGTGACGCTAATCCAAGTAAATTCCCTGCTGGCTTATTCAGTATTTGCACTGGAGCTTACGATATAAAGGCAGCTTACGTTGAGGTTACAGGTGCTTATACTAATAAACCCGCTGGTGGTATAGCGTATAGATGCTCATTTAGGGTAACTGAAGCAGCGTATACTATAGAGAGATTAGTTGATATTTTAGCTCATGAATTGGGAATGGATCCTGCAGAGTTAAGGCTAAAGAACTTCATACCACCGGAGAAGTTCCCATATAAATCGGCTTTAGGTTGGACTTATGATAGTGGTAACTATCCAGCTGCGTTGAAAAAGGCTATGGAAAAGATAGGATATTATGAATTAAGAAAGGAGCAGGAGGAAAAGAGGAAGAGAGGAGAGCTTATGGGAATAGGAATTAGCACCTTCGTAGAGATTGTAGGAGCAGGACCTGCTGACTTATTTGATATTGTAGGGATAAAGATGTTCGAAAGTGCTGAGATAAGAATTCATCCTACTGGTAAGGTTATTGCGAGGTTTGGAACTAGGGCTCAAGGACAAGGCCATGAGACTACTTATGCGCAGATAATTTCTGAAATATTGGGTATACCGGTTGAGGATATAATAATAGAGGAAGGAGATACTGATACATGTCCCTATGGTTTAGGGACATACGCCAGTCGTAGTACACCTACTGCAGGTGCTGCAGCAGCGGTTTCTGCAAGAAAGATTCTGGATAAGGCTAAGAAGATAGCCGCTCATCTACTTGAGGCTAGGGAAGAGGATATAGTATTTGAGAAGGGGAAGTTCTATGTTAAGGGATATCCAGATAAGTATAAGACAATTCAAGAAGTCGCATTAGCTGCATATACTAATCCTCCACCTAATATTGAGGCTGGACTAGAGGCTGTAACATATTATAATCCTCCAAACATGACCTTTCCATTCGGTGCTTATATTTGTGTTGTTAATATAGATAAAGGTACTGGACAAATTAAAATAAGAAGATTTGTGGCCGTAGATGATTGCGGAAATATAATAAATCCCGTAATAGTTGACGGTCAAATAATGGGGGCTCTAACCATGGGCTTCGGGACGTCATTTATGGAGGAAATACGTTATGATGAAAACGGAAATATCTTCGGAGGGAGCTTTGCTGAATATTTAATACCTACTGCAGTCGAGACTCCTAAATGGGAGCTAGATAAAACGGTAACTCCATCACCTCATCATCCCTTAGGTGCAAAAGGGGTTGGCGAATCCGCAACTGTAGGATCTCCCGCAGCTTTTGTAAATGCTGTAGTAGATGCATTATGGCATTTAGGAGTCAAGCATATAGATATGCCAATATGGCCGTGGAAAGTGTGGAAAGTTCTTAGGGAAAAGGGAGTAGCTTCCGATGAATAA
- a CDS encoding XdhC family protein, which produces MGVERVSYLFHDLEFVNRVKELIENEESFAIVEIVKTEGPSALKAGNKLVIRSDGSFEGWIGGFCTKDEIIKHSLEAIEEGLTKFLYLKTCHGGSIYLYIEPILPKRKLIVIGNNPITYYIKRIGENIGFNVMKVSEPKEIEKIKINKNTFVIIATMGERDHEFAEAMLPSDVRYIGIVASKKRGDDILSYLRNKGYSDDLISKIKVPAGININAVSPEEIALSIIAEIIKVSREAKAKEVTEEEIDPVCGMRVLKSSPYYSTFDNRVYYFCSKYCKEKFDSNPQIYFK; this is translated from the coding sequence ATGGGAGTTGAGAGAGTAAGTTATCTTTTTCATGATTTAGAGTTTGTAAATAGAGTTAAGGAATTAATTGAAAATGAAGAAAGTTTTGCTATAGTCGAGATCGTAAAAACTGAAGGACCTAGTGCTTTGAAAGCAGGCAATAAGCTAGTTATAAGAAGTGATGGATCATTTGAAGGATGGATAGGTGGTTTCTGTACTAAGGATGAGATAATAAAGCATTCTTTAGAAGCTATAGAGGAGGGATTAACTAAGTTTTTATACCTGAAGACCTGCCATGGAGGTTCCATATATTTATACATAGAGCCCATACTTCCTAAGAGAAAGTTAATAGTAATTGGGAATAATCCTATAACTTATTATATTAAGAGAATAGGGGAGAATATAGGTTTTAATGTAATGAAAGTCAGTGAACCTAAGGAAATTGAGAAAATAAAAATAAATAAGAATACATTCGTTATTATAGCCACAATGGGAGAGAGGGATCATGAATTCGCTGAAGCTATGCTGCCTAGTGATGTCAGATATATAGGGATTGTAGCTAGTAAGAAAAGGGGTGATGATATACTATCTTATTTACGTAATAAGGGATACTCAGATGACTTAATTTCTAAGATTAAGGTTCCAGCGGGTATAAATATAAACGCAGTTTCTCCAGAAGAAATAGCATTAAGCATTATTGCTGAGATAATTAAGGTTTCTAGAGAGGCTAAAGCTAAGGAGGTTACTGAGGAGGAGATAGATCCAGTATGTGGAATGAGGGTATTGAAATCGTCTCCTTATTACTCCACTTTTGATAATAGAGTATATTATTTCTGTAGTAAATACTGTAAAGAAAAATTTGATTCTAATCCTCAAATATATTTTAAATAA